Proteins from one Ipomoea triloba cultivar NCNSP0323 chromosome 1, ASM357664v1 genomic window:
- the LOC116012873 gene encoding MDIS1-interacting receptor like kinase 2-like produces the protein MRMLAYKLLLLLTIEHLLSLHLSSSSSPIPNTTNTNPFLPANNLQVRNEVGALLTWKSSLDSKSQKVLSSWVGNNSCKWIGVTCNRDGSVTSMNLSGYGLKGRIPQEIGLLTSLISLDMSSNNLIGQIPTSIGNLKNLKMLDLNKNGLSGSIPATIGNLSNLRYLSLFSNNLTGQIPISLGGPLPENLCLGKSLTYFSVVYNNFSGNIPKGIKNCTTLHRVRLEYNKLSGDISEDFGIYPNLNYIDLSSNNFHGQLSSNWGLCSELVALKISRNRISGKIPPELANASHLEFLDLSSNRLVGNIPKSFSTLHSLGVLKLDGNNLSGNITLGIGELSLLTELNLAANRFIGFIPEGLRSCQKLTILNFSQNMFDGRIPYDIGSLQFLQTLDLSQNMLTGKLPQQFGGLISLQSLNVSHNKLSGSIPSSMAQCLGLVSIDVSYNELEGTLPDNKAFENATFESLRNNKGLCGNIAGLKPCSSGSPEKKTDQGHKTTTLVLIIVIPIGVVGVVGMVVVIWLIPLRRCIKEMPRASRENLFTILNFDGNIAYESIVEATDNFDSRYCIGVGGSGSVFRAELSNGEVFAVKKLNESIQGDESRDFKSFSNEIRTLSEVRHRNVVRLYGFCSHVRHSFLVYEYLKGGSLAQVLSHDEKSIELDWIKRVNVVKAVAKTLSYMHHGSFPTIVHRDISSKNILFDHEYEAHISDFGTARLLNSNSSNWTSFAGTFGYTAPEFAYTMEVNEKCDVFSFGVIALEVIMGRHPGDLVASISSSSLSETQNLVLKEVLDPRPSSPGKHEAEELVLIAKIAFSCLNFNPGSRPTMFQVSALLSKKMQPSDLFPYITLCQLFGLEFPTH, from the exons ATGAGAATGCTTGCATATAAACTATTATTGCTGCTTACTATTGAACACCTCCTATCccttcatctttcttcttcttcttcccctatTCCCAATACTACAAACACAAATCCATTTTTGCCTGCAAATAATTTGCAAGTAAGAAATGAAGTAGGTGCTCTTTTAACTTGGAAGTCCAGTCTTGATAGCAAAAGCCAAAAAGTGCTTTCATCGTGGGTTGGTAATAATTCATGCAAATGGATTGGAGTTACTTGTAATAGAGATGGGAGTGTTACAAGTATGAATCTTTCTGGTTACGGTTTAAAAG GTCGcattcctcaagaaattggTTTATTGACGTCCCTTATTAGTTTGGATATGAGTTCTAATAATCTCATTGGTCAAATCCCTACTTCAAttggaaatttgaaaaatttaaagATGTTGGATCTCAATAAAAATGGGCTCTCTGGTAGCATTCCTGCTACCATTGGAAATTTGTCGAATTTGAGGTATTTGTCCTTATTTTCTAATAACCTAACTGGTCAAATTCCTATCTCTTTAGGAG GTCCTTTACCAGAGAATTTATGCCTTGGGAAGTCACTAACATATTTCTCAGTAGTGTACAACAACTTTAGTGGAAACATTCCCAAAGGCATAAAAAACTGCACAACCCTTCACAGAGTTAGGCTTGAATATAACAAACTCTCCGGAGACATATCCGAAGATTTTGGAATATATCCAAACCTAAATTACATTGATTTGAGTTCGAATAACTTCCATGGCCAACTATCTTCAAACTGGGGTCTTTGTTCAGAGCTCGTAGCTTTGAAGATTTCTAGAAAtagaatttctgggaaaatcCCACCTGAACTTGCAAATGCATCCCATCTAGAATTTCTTGATCTCTCCTCCAATCGACTTGTTGGTAACATTCCAAAGAGTTTTAGTACTCTACATTCCTTGGGTGTTTTAAAGTTGGATGGCAACAACTTGTCCGGCAACATAACATTAGGAATTGGGGAACTGTCTTTGCTCACAGAATTGAACTTGGCTGCAAATAGGTTTATTGGTTTCATTCCAGAGGGCTTAAGAAGTTGCCAAAAGTTAACTATCTTGAATTTCAGTCAAAATATGTTTGATGGTAGGATTCCTTATGATATAGGAAGCTTGCAGTTCCTACAAACTCTAGATCTCAGTCAAAACATGCTAACCGGCAAGCTACCACAACAGTTTGGAGGATTAATATCCTTACAAAGCCTGAATGTTTCACACAATAAGTTGTCAGGCTCCATCCCATCAAGCATGGCTCAATGCTTAGGTTTGGTTTCCATTGATGTATCCTATAATGAGTTGGAAGGAACGCTCCCAGACAACAAAGCATTTGAAAATGCTACATTTGAATCCTTAAGAAACAACAAAGGTTTGTGTGGCAACATTGCTGGTTTGAAGCCATGTTCTTCTGGATCTCCTGAAAAGAAGACAGATCAAGGTCACAAAACAACAACTTTGGTCTTAATCATAGTGATACCGATTGGAGTTGTTGGTGTTGTTGGGATGGTTGTTGTCATATGGTTGATTCCACTAAGAAGGTGCATCAAAGAAATGCCAAGGGCATCCAGAGAAAATTTGTTCACAATATTGAACTTTGATGGGAATATTGCATATGAAAGCATAGTAGAAGCAACAGACAACTTTGATTCAAGATACTGCATTGGAGTGGGAGGATCGGGAAGTGTATTTCGAGCTGAGTTATCCAATGGTGAGGTTTTtgctgtaaaaaagttaaatgaATCCATACAAGGAGATGAGTCTCGGGACTTCAAAAGTTTTTCAAATGAGATTCGTACTTTAAGTGAGGTGAGGCATCGGAATGTTGTTAGGTTGTATGGTTTTTGCTCTCATGTGCGACATTCGTTCCTAGTTTATGAGTACCTAAAAGGTGGAAGCCTAGCGCAAGTATTGAGCCATGATGAAAAATCAATAGAATTGGATTGGATTAAGCGGGTGAATGTTGTTAAAGCTGTGGCGAAAACATTATCATACATGCACCATGGTAGTTTCCCTACCATTGTTCACCGAGACATATCCAGCAAGAATATTCTTTTTGACCATGAATATGAGGCTCATATATCTGATTTTGGCACGGCTAGACTCTTGAATTCCAATTCATCGAATTGGACTTCGTTTGCTGGAACATTTGGCTATACTGCTCCAG AGTTTGCTTACACAATGGAGGTGAATGAAAAGTGTGATGTGTTCAGTTTTGGAGTGATAGCTTTAGAAGTGATTATGGGACGACATCCAGGTGACCTTGTTGCATCCATTTCATCATCTTCGTTGTCTGAAACCCAAAACCTTGTTTTGAAAGAGGTGTTGGACCCTCGACCTTCAAGTCCTGGGAAGCATGAAGCGGAAGAATTGGTGTTGATTGCAAAGATAGCATTTTCATGTCTGAATTTCAATCCAGGATCTCGACCAACCATGTTCCAAGTTTCTGCATTGCTGTCCAAGAAAATGCAGCCTTCGGACTTGTTCCCTTATATCACGCTTTGCCAATTGTTTGGTCTTGAATTTCCCACTCACTGA